CCAACAGAATTATAAATGGCGAAATGCCTGAAATAATCAATCAAAACAAGGATTTCTTTGTAATTGAAGAAGATGACAAATACAGGGTTGTAAAGAAGACTCAGGAAGCATTAAACAGGCTTATGACAGCCTATAACCACACAATAGATGATATTCAAATAATTTGCCCGCAAAAATCTTCTGAAATCGGGACGTATGAATTAAACAAAGCAATACAGGAGATGGTTAATCCTGCAGAAGAAAATAAACAGGAAATAAAAAGAGGAAATAGTGTTTTCAGAGAAGGAGACAAGGTTATTCACCTAAGCAATAATTACGAGACTCCTCATTATCAGAGAGACCCCGAAACCGGAAGATATTTTGCTGAAGAGAACTGTGGCATTTTTAACGGCGATATAGGGAGGATTATTGAAATATCCAATATCAAAGAAATTGAATCAGAGGATGAGGATGCAAGCACACCTGAAAAGAAGGTAGCGGTTCAGTATGATGATTTTATAATAATTTATCATGTAAATGAACTTGAGGAGATAGATCTGGCATATTGCCTGACAGTTCATAAAATGCAGGGGTCCCAATGCGAAGCTGCAATTATACTATGTCATATGAGAAACTATGTTATGCTGAACAGAAATCTTGGATATACAGCTGTTACAAGAGCCAAAAAAATGGCGTGTATTATAGGACAAAAGAAGGCAATAAAATTAATGGTTTCAAATGTTAAAATTAATGAAAGAAATTCAATGCTCTGCGACCTTTTAAAGTTATGATAACCCAGTGCAACATAATAAATTGGTTTGTTGCACAAAAATGAAAAATGATGTAATATTAAGATATACTGTAATTTTCTATTAAAAATAGAGGGAGGAAAGTATTATAGCATTTATCGAATATATCTTTCCTCCGAGGTGTGCACTCTGCAACACTATTTTGAAGGCAGGAGTGCCGATATATATTTGTGAGAAATGTGTCGGGGAGATAGACTATTATAAAAATTCAATCCTATCATTAAATCTTCCCGTAGGAATACAAAATTATTGTGATGGTATACTCTGTGTAGGCAGATATTCAGATTTTCTGAAAGAGGCTGTGAGAAGGTTTAAATTCAGTAATAAGTCATCATATTACCGAACGTTTGGAAAGTTATTAGCTTTGAAAATAGAAAATACACGGCAATTAGTCAGTTTTGACATTATTGTTCCCGTTCCATTACATAAAAGCAGACAGAAGCAGAGAGGCTACAATCAAGCAGAGCTGATGGCAGAGCAGATTGCTAAAACATTAAAGATACCATGTGGGAAAAATCTTTTAATCAAGAGTTCTGCGACAAAGAGCCAAAGTATGCTAAAAAGAACCGAACGGTTATTAAATCTCGAAGATGCATTTATGGCTGTTAATGATGGATTAATAGCCAACAAAAACATATTATTAATTGATGATATTGTGACAACAGGGAGTACTGTTAATCAATGTTGTAAGGCACTAAAGCAGGCTGGTGCCGAAAGGGTTATAGCGGGGGTTATTGCAACTACCAGAAATTATTGATACTGGGTTTTCAGCTTCAATTTGAGTATAATTGTTTGGGGAGGGATAGACATGCCAGATTTAAGAAACTGCAGAAGATGTGGCAGAATGTATAATTATATTGGCGGGGCTCCAATTTGTCAGGACTGTAAGAATGCCGATGAAGAAGTCTTTAAAAAGGTTAAGGATTATTTGTATGATAATCCAGGTGCAACACTATCACAGGTAGCTTTAGAGGTTGATGTGAGTGTTGAAAAGATAAAGTTGTTTTTGAAAGAAGGACGGCTGGAAATTACGGATGATTCCAACATAATTCTTGAGTGCGAAAGATGCGGAAAATCTATAAAGACAGGAAGATTTTGCAGGGAATGTCAGAATGAAGTCAGCGGTGATCTTGAAAAGACAACTAGAACAATTCAGCCGGATACTTCGGAGCAATTGAGGGCGAATGGCATTGGAATGAGATATTTAAACAAAAAAATATAAAAACTAACTTACTGCGAGGGTGTAATAATACCCTCGTTTTTTAATGCCTAAAATTACTTTAGATTTATTTACAATTTAAAATTATATTTACAAATAAAAAGCAATACTAAATAAATTCGATAATCTGTCGATAATATTTATATAGGTTGGATTTTATTGTGCACTTTAGAAAGTAGGTGTTTTAGATGAAGATTTCAGGTGACGTTTACAATGTTTCAAAGGTATACAACACTCAGAACCATGTAGGAGCTGTTAACCAGGTGAACTCTGTCAAACCCAAAAAGGATGTTATATCTATTTCGGATAATGCAAAGGATCATCAGGTTGTATTCAAGGCCCTCAAAGAGGTTCCTGATGTTAGGCAGAACAAGATAGATGAGTTTAAAGAGGTGTACCATTCCGGAACATACAATGTAAGCGGACAGGAAATTGTAGAGAAGCTTGGAAAAGCGATGATAGACAAGAAGGCATAAAGAGAGTCTATCTAATGGGAATGCTAAAGTTCGGAGGTACTGTAAATGGATACAGGATTACTAAAAGAGTTAACGGACATTCTTAACAAGGAAAACGATATCTACGATACATTCTTAAAGCTATCAAACAATAAGACAGATTTAATTGTGAGCGGTAATGTTAGTGAGCTTGAAAATATTGTTAAGATTGAGCAATCACTGATTATTAAGATAGCAAAATTGGAAGACCAAAGAGAAAAGATTGTTGAATCCTTGTCCACAGTCCTTGGTAAAAACCCTGAGGAAATAACAATATCGGAGCTAACCTTGTGTTTAGGACAGAAGGAAGCTGCGGAGCTTAAAGAATGTCAGGAAAAAATACTTAATAGTATAAACGGTTTGAAAGTTAATAATGAGCTTAATTCAAAACTTATAAAAAATTCTCTGGAGTATATTGATTTTTCTATAAATATGATGACAAGCGTAGGGACTGTTACAAACAGTTATGGCAGCTCAGGAAACGCAGACGAGGTAAAAAAGAGAAACTTGTTTGACGTAAAGCTTTAATCAGACAGAACAATGTTTTAGGGGGACAGCAAAATGGCTGTAGGATTTTCCAGTTATGAAATAGCACGATCCGGATTGAAGGTTAGTGAGAGAGGATTGTTTGTTACAGGACACAACCTTTCAAATGTTCACACACCAGGGTTTACTCGGCAACAGGCGATTATCGAGACAAATCCTTATATTACCGAGTATGGTAAGAATGGTAAATTATTTCAATATGGGTTGGGTGCCGATATTCAGGAAACAAGGCAGATCAGGCATACGTTTCTGGATATAGTATACAGACAGGAAAATACAATTCAGGGCTACTGGGACACTAGAAGCAAGGCATTTCAAGATGTAGAAGCTATTCTGAATGACCCTATGGGTGATGGCTTACAGGGAGTTATGAATAAATTCTGGGACTCTTGGCAGGAACTGAGTAAGGAGCCTGAGAGTCTCACTGCCAGAGCGATGGTAAGACAGAGAGGGCAGGAACTGGTATATTATTATAACCATATCGGGAATCAGTTGGATAAACAGCAAACCGATCTTAATTCGGAGATTCAGGTTCGTGTTAATGAGGTTAATAATATCACAAGTCAGATAGCAAAGCTGAACACACAAATAGCTGCACAGGAAATAAACGGCGATAAGGCCAATGACTATAGAGACCAAAGAAACCTTTTACTGGACAGACTCTCAATCCTTTGTGATGCAGAAGTAAATGAGATGCAGGACGGCCAGATGGATGTAACCCTTGGTGGTTACTATCTGGTTACCCGCGGACAGTCAAAGAATCTTTATGTTCACACAAATGCAGAAGACGGCGAGTTTTTCTATCCAAAGCTTGAAGGTACTGATATAAAGGTAAACATAAAGAGCGGAATTTTGAAGGGACTAATGGAAGCCAGAGGAGAGGTTCCCGGCATTAAGGGAAGCACTGAAAATGGGACTCCAAATTATAAGGCTGATATAACCTTTGCAATTGATGTGTCAGCGGGGAACGATTTTGATACCTTAAAAGATTCATTATCAACATATATAAACGAACTAAAACAGTCCGGTCTGGACTATAATATAAGATTTATAACCATGGGGAGCACGTCCAGTGTTTATGCAAAAACCTATGATAACAGCAATATTGATAGTATGCTAACCGATTTGACGGCGGATAATTTATTAGAAGCGGATGGTACAGTCGATGGTAGTTTTAAAGGGCTAATTGATAAATTAGCTGCCTTAAATAATGCTCCAAACGGATTCCGGGAGGATGCAAAGAAATATACTTATGTATTTACAAATAAGAGTATAAACGGGAATAGCGGAGCAGCTGACACATTCATCGGGGACGCTGCAAACTATGTGAACAGCCTGAGAGATATGAATATGAAGGTAAATGTAGTAACAGACCCCGCTTATTATACCAACGGGGTACCTGACGCTGCAAGTAATCCTGAGGCCGGATGGTCAATTATCACATCAGGAACTGGCGGAAGCTTGGTTGATATAAATAGTGATTTGACAGGCTATGAGGGCATGCTTAAAGGCTGGAACGATAATTTGGTTCAGACAGTTAAAGATGCACTTGGAAATATACCTCCATCATTAAATATAGTATCTGATGTAAAAATTAAGTTAAATGCAATGTTGAATAGAATGGTTAACGAAATAAACGCTCTGCAGATGTCAGGTATGACTTTGGATGGTAAACCGGGTGTAGCATTCTTCGGAGTGATAGACAGTAACTATCCAATAGAGATGGGAAACCTTAAGTTAAGTGATGAATTGTTGAGTGATAACGGATTAAACAATATAACAGCGTCAAAGACAACTGCAAAAGGTGATAATACAGTAGCTAGGCAGATTGCTAACCTGAGGGATGTAGATATACTGGTTAATAGTACTGGAAAAGTAAGTATTGACGAATATTACAGAAACCTTATTCTTGAAATTGGAAACGGCGGCATGGAGGCCGACAGGATCGCCACCAGTCAGGCAACGGTTGTAAATGCGGTTGATGCTCAACGTAATGCAATTTCGGGAGTATCTATGGATGAAGAAATGTCAAACATGATGAAGTATAAGTTTGCATATGATGCTTCTTCTAGAGTGCTTAATATAATGGACTCAATGATGGAAACTATTATTACATCAATGGGTAAGGTAGGAAGATAAGTATATTAAACAAAGAAATGGGTGAGATGAAATGCAGCAAAGCTTTTTTGGTTTGAATGTCGCACTAAGCGGACTTTACACAGCACAAAGAAATCTGGATGTTGTAGGGCACAACCTTTCAAATGCAACAACACCTGGATACTCCAGGCAGCAGTCCATACAAAGTGCATCCAATCCTTTGGCAGTTATGGATGGAACAGGTATGGTCGGTACTGGATCACAGGTAACCGGTGTACAGAGAATCCGTGATACTTATCTGGATTTCAAGTATTGGAGCGAAAATGTAGCCAACGGAGAATGGAGCAAGAAGGCTGAGCTTATGGGTGAAATTCAAGTTACTTTTAACGAACCATCCAACAGCGGATTTGTTAAAATAATGGATGGCTTTTTTGATTCATTACAGGAACTGTCAAAAGACCCTTCGAGTGGGGCTGCACGTGCATTAGTTGTTCAAAAGGCTACGACATTGACAAAATATTTTAACAATACAGCCACTCATTTTGAGCAGTTTCAAAATGATATAAATGATCAGGTTAAAACTGACGTTGATCAGATTAATATAATTGCTTCCCAAATTCAGCTTTTAAACAAGCAGATTTATAACTATGAGCTTACAGGCGGTACGGCCAATGACTTAAGGGATTCAAGGACCCTGTTGGTTGACCAGCTTTCAAAGCTTGCAAATATACAGGCCAAAGAAATTTCTTACGGCAAGCTTCCAAATGGAGATGATGATATACATTTCCAGATTACATTGGGAGGCAAAACACTGGTAGATCATTTCAGTGCAACTAAACTTACCGTAATTCAGAGAAATACAAAACTTAATGAAGAAGATATCGGAAATCTTTATGATATAAAATGGGAGGACGGTAACAGCGTAAACATTTCAGGGGGCGAACTTCGTGGATTGCTGGATGTAAGAGACGGTAAGGATGGTATAGACGGTACTCCAATATATAAAGGAGTTCCTTACTACCAGAGAAAACTGAATGAATTTGTCCGTACATTTGCGATAGCCTTTAATGAGGGCTATACAAAAATAGATTCGGGATATGCCCATACCGGTGTAGGGCACATTGACGGGTACGGCTACGATGCCAATTTAACAGATACTACTCCTGCACCTACTGACATAAGATTCTTCTCGATGTTAGGCGTGGGGGATACACCTATAAGTAGTGCGGACTTAATAGCGGGGGTTACTGTGGGCAAAACAGATCCTGATTATATAAATCAAGTTGCCGCACAGTATGACCAAATAACTGCAAAGAACTTTAGCGTCAGCAGTGACATAATAAATAATGCAAATAATATTGCTACATCTGATGCAGATGGTCAAAACGGAAATACCAATATTTTGAAAAAATTAATGGGCATCAGAGCAAACCAAAGTCTTTTCAAGGAAGGTGCTCCCGAAGATTTTATGAAGTCGTTGGTGGCAGGTATGGGTATAGATGCACAACAGGCTGAGACCTTTGCCAAAACTCAGGAGACCTTAGTTAAGCAAGTTGATAACAGAAGAATGTCAGTATCCGGGGTAAACCTAAACGAAGAAATGACAAATATGGTTAAATTCCAGCAGTCATATAATGCAGCAGCCAGAATGATAGTAACTATGGGTGAAATATATGATACACTTATTAATAAGTTAGGAGTGGGCTAAAATATGAGAATAACAAATAACATGCTGATTTCAAATATGCTAACGGCCTTGGGAAATAACGAAAGCCGTATGATAAAGTATCAGAACCAATTGAATACCGGTAAGAAAATTCAGCTCCCATCTGATGACCCTATCGTTGCTGCCAGAGCATTGAAATTGAGAACAGATGTCTCAAAGATTGAGCAGTACCAAAAAAATCTGGGGGATGCACAATCCTGGGTGGACGCTACGGATGCCGCTCTGGCTCAAATCGGAGATGTACTAAAGCGTGCTAAGGAACTTGCTACTCAAGCTGCAAACGGTACAAACTCCTCAACAGAGACCGGAGATATAGGTCAGGAAATGAAACAATTGAAAATACAGCTTGTGCATATTGCTAACACAACCTATAGCGGAAGATATATGTTTTCGGGATTTAAAACAGATCAAAAATTAATTAACGACGATGAAACCAGCCCTGATTTTGGGAAATTTGAAATTGATGTTGATACGGTAACGGAAAAAATTCAGTTTGAGATTGGTGCAGGTGACAATATAAATATAAATGTTGCCGGAGGAGATATTTTTAATAGTGGGGGAGATGCAGTTGACGGGGCTGAACCTGCATTGATGGCGCTTTTCTCTGGTGTTATAGCTGATTTGGAATCAGGAAATAACGCAGGAGTAAGTAGCAAGCTGGATCAGTTTGATGTACAGGTTAA
This region of Clostridium sp. BNL1100 genomic DNA includes:
- a CDS encoding ComF family protein, encoding MPIYICEKCVGEIDYYKNSILSLNLPVGIQNYCDGILCVGRYSDFLKEAVRRFKFSNKSSYYRTFGKLLALKIENTRQLVSFDIIVPVPLHKSRQKQRGYNQAELMAEQIAKTLKIPCGKNLLIKSSATKSQSMLKRTERLLNLEDAFMAVNDGLIANKNILLIDDIVTTGSTVNQCCKALKQAGAERVIAGVIATTRNY
- a CDS encoding MerR family transcriptional regulator → MPDLRNCRRCGRMYNYIGGAPICQDCKNADEEVFKKVKDYLYDNPGATLSQVALEVDVSVEKIKLFLKEGRLEITDDSNIILECERCGKSIKTGRFCRECQNEVSGDLEKTTRTIQPDTSEQLRANGIGMRYLNKKI
- a CDS encoding flagellar biosynthesis anti-sigma factor FlgM, encoding MKISGDVYNVSKVYNTQNHVGAVNQVNSVKPKKDVISISDNAKDHQVVFKALKEVPDVRQNKIDEFKEVYHSGTYNVSGQEIVEKLGKAMIDKKA
- a CDS encoding flagellar protein FlgN translates to MDTGLLKELTDILNKENDIYDTFLKLSNNKTDLIVSGNVSELENIVKIEQSLIIKIAKLEDQREKIVESLSTVLGKNPEEITISELTLCLGQKEAAELKECQEKILNSINGLKVNNELNSKLIKNSLEYIDFSINMMTSVGTVTNSYGSSGNADEVKKRNLFDVKL
- the flgK gene encoding flagellar hook-associated protein FlgK — encoded protein: MAVGFSSYEIARSGLKVSERGLFVTGHNLSNVHTPGFTRQQAIIETNPYITEYGKNGKLFQYGLGADIQETRQIRHTFLDIVYRQENTIQGYWDTRSKAFQDVEAILNDPMGDGLQGVMNKFWDSWQELSKEPESLTARAMVRQRGQELVYYYNHIGNQLDKQQTDLNSEIQVRVNEVNNITSQIAKLNTQIAAQEINGDKANDYRDQRNLLLDRLSILCDAEVNEMQDGQMDVTLGGYYLVTRGQSKNLYVHTNAEDGEFFYPKLEGTDIKVNIKSGILKGLMEARGEVPGIKGSTENGTPNYKADITFAIDVSAGNDFDTLKDSLSTYINELKQSGLDYNIRFITMGSTSSVYAKTYDNSNIDSMLTDLTADNLLEADGTVDGSFKGLIDKLAALNNAPNGFREDAKKYTYVFTNKSINGNSGAADTFIGDAANYVNSLRDMNMKVNVVTDPAYYTNGVPDAASNPEAGWSIITSGTGGSLVDINSDLTGYEGMLKGWNDNLVQTVKDALGNIPPSLNIVSDVKIKLNAMLNRMVNEINALQMSGMTLDGKPGVAFFGVIDSNYPIEMGNLKLSDELLSDNGLNNITASKTTAKGDNTVARQIANLRDVDILVNSTGKVSIDEYYRNLILEIGNGGMEADRIATSQATVVNAVDAQRNAISGVSMDEEMSNMMKYKFAYDASSRVLNIMDSMMETIITSMGKVGR
- the flgK gene encoding flagellar hook-associated protein FlgK, translated to MQQSFFGLNVALSGLYTAQRNLDVVGHNLSNATTPGYSRQQSIQSASNPLAVMDGTGMVGTGSQVTGVQRIRDTYLDFKYWSENVANGEWSKKAELMGEIQVTFNEPSNSGFVKIMDGFFDSLQELSKDPSSGAARALVVQKATTLTKYFNNTATHFEQFQNDINDQVKTDVDQINIIASQIQLLNKQIYNYELTGGTANDLRDSRTLLVDQLSKLANIQAKEISYGKLPNGDDDIHFQITLGGKTLVDHFSATKLTVIQRNTKLNEEDIGNLYDIKWEDGNSVNISGGELRGLLDVRDGKDGIDGTPIYKGVPYYQRKLNEFVRTFAIAFNEGYTKIDSGYAHTGVGHIDGYGYDANLTDTTPAPTDIRFFSMLGVGDTPISSADLIAGVTVGKTDPDYINQVAAQYDQITAKNFSVSSDIINNANNIATSDADGQNGNTNILKKLMGIRANQSLFKEGAPEDFMKSLVAGMGIDAQQAETFAKTQETLVKQVDNRRMSVSGVNLNEEMTNMVKFQQSYNAAARMIVTMGEIYDTLINKLGVG
- the flgL gene encoding flagellar hook-associated protein FlgL; translation: MRITNNMLISNMLTALGNNESRMIKYQNQLNTGKKIQLPSDDPIVAARALKLRTDVSKIEQYQKNLGDAQSWVDATDAALAQIGDVLKRAKELATQAANGTNSSTETGDIGQEMKQLKIQLVHIANTTYSGRYMFSGFKTDQKLINDDETSPDFGKFEIDVDTVTEKIQFEIGAGDNININVAGGDIFNSGGDAVDGAEPALMALFSGVIADLESGNNAGVSSKLDQFDVQVNNLLRVRADIGARQNRIDLSADRMSNDLVNMTDLMSKNEDADPAETIMNLKMEENVYQASLAGGARIIQQTLVDFLR